The following nucleotide sequence is from Synergistaceae bacterium.
AATAAGACTTCCAATAACTGCTCCAGGGAGAGAACCAAGGCCCCCTATAACTGCCGCAACAAAAGCCTTTGTAGTTATAGTGCTGCCTAACTGGGGATAAAGGGTATAGCGCGCAGAAAGAAATATTCCTCCAACAGCGGCAAGAAGTCCCGCAACGAAAAAAACTATCGCAATCAGCCTATTAACGTTAACACCCATGAGGCCTGCTGTTTTTAAATTATACGAAGCAGCGCGAATTGCCAATCCCCATTTAGTTTTTACTAAAAATAGCTGTAACCCTATAAGAAACACAACCGCTGTTAAGAGTGATAAAAGATCAAATGCGCTTGTTGTAGCAAAACCAAAGATGTTTACAGGATCCATAGGAATCACAGGGGGCAAGGCTCTAAAACGGCCTCCTATGGTTACCACAAAAATATTTTCTATGACAATACTTATCCCCATAGATACTATTAGCAGATACAGGGTTATGGG
It contains:
- a CDS encoding branched-chain amino acid ABC transporter permease, producing PITLYLLIVSMGISIVIENIFVVTIGGRFRALPPVIPMDPVNIFGFATTSAFDLLSLLTAVVFLIGLQLFLVKTKWGLAIRAASYNLKTAGLMGVNVNRLIAIVFFVAGLLAAVGGIFLSARYTLYPQLGSTITTKAFVAAVIGGLGSLPGAVIGSLILGLAEMLTAGFISSQFRDLVVFAILILTLIMRPTGLFGKSVGEKV